One region of Paralichthys olivaceus isolate ysfri-2021 chromosome 12, ASM2471397v2, whole genome shotgun sequence genomic DNA includes:
- the fosl2 gene encoding fos-related antigen 2 isoform X2: MVKMQRTDLEMSTFSWPGVLDIHRRHASLQSSDKKYRVDMPGSNSAFIPTINAITTSQDLQWMVQPTVITSMSNPYSRTHPYGHHLTNGPGLLGHNTLARPGVIRSIGDARGRRKRDEQLTPEEEEKRRVRRERNKLAAAKCRNRRRELTEMLQGETEKLEEEKSDLQKEIENLQKEKDKLEFMLVAHNPVCKLPVEDRQQSSGHQHQQQHQHQQQQCAPLPLTMRPNMVPRSQINQVVVKQEPDEDVGDLGKLQRSVIKPICLGGGGVVSGGMYCTDGDSLNTPVVAASTPAATPNAPSLIFTYPSMLEPDSPSSSSESCSKAHRRSSSSGDQSSDSLNSPTLLAL, translated from the exons ATGGTGAAGATGCAACGCACGGATTTGGAGATGTCTACATTTTCTTGGCCAGGTGTTCTGGACATCCACCGGAGGCATGCGTCGCTGCAGAGTTCAGATAAA AAGTACAGGGTTGACATGCCCGGCTCCAACAGTGCCTTCATACCCACCATCAATGCAATCACAACCAGCCAGGACCTGCAGTGGATGGTGCAGCCCACCGTCATCACCTCCATGTCCAATCCTTATTCCCGCACCCACCCGTACGGCCATCACCTGACCAACGGGCCGGGGCTCCTGGGGCACAACACACTGGCTCGGCCCGGGGTCATCCGCTCCATCGGGGATGCCAGAGGCCGGCGTAAGCGGGACGAGCAG CTCACTccggaggaagaggaaaagaggagggtgaggcGTGAGAGGAATAAGTTGGCCGCCGCCAAGTGCCGCAACCGGAGAAGAGAGCTCACCGAGATGCTGCAAGGG GAGACTGAGAagttggaggaggagaaatcCGACCTGCAGAAAGAGATCGAGAACCTACAGAAGGAGAAGGACAAGCTGGAGTTCATGCTGGTCGCCCACAATCCAGTGTGTAAGCTGCCCGTTGAGGATCGCCAACAGTCGTCGGGGcatcagcaccagcagcagcaccagcatcagcagcagcagtgcgccCCTCTCCCCCTGACCATGCGCCCCAACATGGTGCCCCGCAGTCAGATCAACCAGGTGGTGGTGAAACAGGAGCCTGATGAAGATGTGGGAGACCTGGGCAAGCTTCAGCGCTCCGTCATCAAGCCTATCTGCCTGGGTGGCGGCGGTGTCGTCAGCGGCGGGATGTACTGCACAGATGGAGACAGCCTGAACACGCCGGTGGTGGCGGCGTCCACCCCTGCTGCCACGCCCAACGCCCCGAGTCTCATATTCACCTACCCGAGCATGCTGGAGCCCGATAGCCCGTCGTCCTCCTCCGAGTCCTGCTCCAAGGCCCACcggcgcagcagcagcagcggcgacCAGTCCTCAGACTCCCTCAACTCGCCCACCCTGCTGGCGCTCTGA
- the fosl2 gene encoding fos-related antigen 2 isoform X3 → MPGSNSAFIPTINAITTSQDLQWMVQPTVITSMSNPYSRTHPYGHHLTNGPGLLGHNTLARPGVIRSIGDARGRRKRDEQLTPEEEEKRRVRRERNKLAAAKCRNRRRELTEMLQGETEKLEEEKSDLQKEIENLQKEKDKLEFMLVAHNPVCKLPVEDRQQSSGHQHQQQHQHQQQQCAPLPLTMRPNMVPRSQINQVVVKQEPDEDVGDLGKLQRSVIKPICLGGGGVVSGGMYCTDGDSLNTPVVAASTPAATPNAPSLIFTYPSMLEPDSPSSSSESCSKAHRRSSSSGDQSSDSLNSPTLLAL, encoded by the exons ATGCCCGGCTCCAACAGTGCCTTCATACCCACCATCAATGCAATCACAACCAGCCAGGACCTGCAGTGGATGGTGCAGCCCACCGTCATCACCTCCATGTCCAATCCTTATTCCCGCACCCACCCGTACGGCCATCACCTGACCAACGGGCCGGGGCTCCTGGGGCACAACACACTGGCTCGGCCCGGGGTCATCCGCTCCATCGGGGATGCCAGAGGCCGGCGTAAGCGGGACGAGCAG CTCACTccggaggaagaggaaaagaggagggtgaggcGTGAGAGGAATAAGTTGGCCGCCGCCAAGTGCCGCAACCGGAGAAGAGAGCTCACCGAGATGCTGCAAGGG GAGACTGAGAagttggaggaggagaaatcCGACCTGCAGAAAGAGATCGAGAACCTACAGAAGGAGAAGGACAAGCTGGAGTTCATGCTGGTCGCCCACAATCCAGTGTGTAAGCTGCCCGTTGAGGATCGCCAACAGTCGTCGGGGcatcagcaccagcagcagcaccagcatcagcagcagcagtgcgccCCTCTCCCCCTGACCATGCGCCCCAACATGGTGCCCCGCAGTCAGATCAACCAGGTGGTGGTGAAACAGGAGCCTGATGAAGATGTGGGAGACCTGGGCAAGCTTCAGCGCTCCGTCATCAAGCCTATCTGCCTGGGTGGCGGCGGTGTCGTCAGCGGCGGGATGTACTGCACAGATGGAGACAGCCTGAACACGCCGGTGGTGGCGGCGTCCACCCCTGCTGCCACGCCCAACGCCCCGAGTCTCATATTCACCTACCCGAGCATGCTGGAGCCCGATAGCCCGTCGTCCTCCTCCGAGTCCTGCTCCAAGGCCCACcggcgcagcagcagcagcggcgacCAGTCCTCAGACTCCCTCAACTCGCCCACCCTGCTGGCGCTCTGA
- the fosl2 gene encoding fos-related antigen 2 isoform X1 produces the protein MYQDYSGNYDTSSRGSSSTSPAQPESFTSGSSTIGSPISTSNYQKYRVDMPGSNSAFIPTINAITTSQDLQWMVQPTVITSMSNPYSRTHPYGHHLTNGPGLLGHNTLARPGVIRSIGDARGRRKRDEQLTPEEEEKRRVRRERNKLAAAKCRNRRRELTEMLQGETEKLEEEKSDLQKEIENLQKEKDKLEFMLVAHNPVCKLPVEDRQQSSGHQHQQQHQHQQQQCAPLPLTMRPNMVPRSQINQVVVKQEPDEDVGDLGKLQRSVIKPICLGGGGVVSGGMYCTDGDSLNTPVVAASTPAATPNAPSLIFTYPSMLEPDSPSSSSESCSKAHRRSSSSGDQSSDSLNSPTLLAL, from the exons ATGTACCAGGACTACTCCGGGAACTACGACACCTCGTCccgcggcagcagcagcacctctcCGGCCCAGCCAGAGTCATTCACGAGCGGCAGCAGCACGATCGGAAGTCCGATCTCTACCTCAAACTaccag AAGTACAGGGTTGACATGCCCGGCTCCAACAGTGCCTTCATACCCACCATCAATGCAATCACAACCAGCCAGGACCTGCAGTGGATGGTGCAGCCCACCGTCATCACCTCCATGTCCAATCCTTATTCCCGCACCCACCCGTACGGCCATCACCTGACCAACGGGCCGGGGCTCCTGGGGCACAACACACTGGCTCGGCCCGGGGTCATCCGCTCCATCGGGGATGCCAGAGGCCGGCGTAAGCGGGACGAGCAG CTCACTccggaggaagaggaaaagaggagggtgaggcGTGAGAGGAATAAGTTGGCCGCCGCCAAGTGCCGCAACCGGAGAAGAGAGCTCACCGAGATGCTGCAAGGG GAGACTGAGAagttggaggaggagaaatcCGACCTGCAGAAAGAGATCGAGAACCTACAGAAGGAGAAGGACAAGCTGGAGTTCATGCTGGTCGCCCACAATCCAGTGTGTAAGCTGCCCGTTGAGGATCGCCAACAGTCGTCGGGGcatcagcaccagcagcagcaccagcatcagcagcagcagtgcgccCCTCTCCCCCTGACCATGCGCCCCAACATGGTGCCCCGCAGTCAGATCAACCAGGTGGTGGTGAAACAGGAGCCTGATGAAGATGTGGGAGACCTGGGCAAGCTTCAGCGCTCCGTCATCAAGCCTATCTGCCTGGGTGGCGGCGGTGTCGTCAGCGGCGGGATGTACTGCACAGATGGAGACAGCCTGAACACGCCGGTGGTGGCGGCGTCCACCCCTGCTGCCACGCCCAACGCCCCGAGTCTCATATTCACCTACCCGAGCATGCTGGAGCCCGATAGCCCGTCGTCCTCCTCCGAGTCCTGCTCCAAGGCCCACcggcgcagcagcagcagcggcgacCAGTCCTCAGACTCCCTCAACTCGCCCACCCTGCTGGCGCTCTGA